AGTTTCCCATCTGCTGCTAAGTTGAACTACCTGAACTGGATTACCATTTTgtacaaatgaataacattttGTTTGCCATTCTCAGGTGGAAGAGGGTGGGTTTGGGGAGGCTGCAGTGACAATGTGGCGTTTGGTGAGAAGATCTCCAAACAGTTTGTGGACTCGCTCGAAGATGGGCACGACTCTCGCGCAGCAGTGAACCTCCACAACAACGAGGCGGGCAGACTGGTGAGATCCGAATCAGTGGCTCATGTGTGGCACCATTAAAAATTTCAAGAGAACCCACGTCAGTGTGGGGAAAGAGCTGTCTTTGAGCCCGGAAAAGTTTTGGTTAGTGGCATTTACGCGCGTGTTCACATCCATCTAACTTCCACTCCCTTGCAGGCAGTCAAGGCGACCTTGAGGAAAGCCTGTAAGTGCCACGGAGTGTCTGGGAGCTGCAGCATCCAAACCTGCTGGATGCAGCTGGCCGACTTCAGAGAGGTGGGCAACTATCTGAAGATGAAGTACAAACATTCCAAGAAGCTGGAGATGGACAAAAGGCCGGTGAGAGCGGGCAACAGCGCAGACAACCGAGGCGCCATCGCGCACACCTTTCGGAGTATCGCTAGAACGGAGCTCGTTCACCTGGAGGATTCTCCAAATTACTGCCTGAAGAACCGGAGCTTGGGAGTGCAGGGCACAGATGGACGGGAGTGCCTGAAGGGCGATAGGAACACGTCCCAGTGGGACAGGAAGAGCTGCCGCAGGTTGTGCTCTGAATGCGGCCTCAGAGTGGTGGAGAGGCGCACTGAGGTCGTCAGCAGCTGCAACTGCAAATTTCACTGGTGCTGCACAGTCAAGTGCGAAAAATGCACTCAAGTAGTCACTAAATACTACTGCACGCGAAAAGAAGGTGGGAGAAAAAAGCATCAGCATAATAAAACGAAGCGCAGACAGTCTGGACGCCGACACTGATTCCATTTGTTGCATGGAGTATGGACTTCTCAAACACAGAGACATTATTTCACGAGATAATTTGATCAATATTAAGAATGCCCATTTCATTCTTAAGTATCACATTGATAGAAGCCTCTAAttgcacttttatcttatttactGGATTCTGTGTATGAATCAAATTGTGTTCTCAAAGACCTAACTCTCCAAGCCAAGCACATAGTTTGAGTTAAATGGATGCTTGGTTGATTTATTGCGGGCTGGACTTCTCCAATGTGTGAAATGTATCAAATTTTATACTTATTTTTGATGGAAAGTGTTAcataataaatattttttctacaATATACAAAGTTCAGTCCGATCTGTCAATCGCAACATTCCGATTCCATTATTTTGGTGCCCTGCTGTCACACAGCCTTGGGAAAGAAACGCCATCCTTTGAAGTGCGCATAGAGGCGTTTCCTGAACCAGTCGCCCAATCAGCTTTCTCTGGCCTTGGGAACAAAGAACAAGAGTTCCGTTTGTTCCTCAATACAAATAAAAGGGAAAG
Above is a genomic segment from Odontesthes bonariensis isolate fOdoBon6 chromosome 13, fOdoBon6.hap1, whole genome shotgun sequence containing:
- the LOC142397224 gene encoding protein Wnt-8a-like; translated protein: MGPLNLLTALATLCHFQPATTWTVNNFLMTGPKAFLTYASSVQMGAQSGIKECKHQFAWEKWNCPESTLQLSTHNGLRSATRETSFVHAISAAGVMYTLTKNCSMGDFDNCGCDDSRIGQTGGRGWVWGGCSDNVAFGEKISKQFVDSLEDGHDSRAAVNLHNNEAGRLAVKATLRKACKCHGVSGSCSIQTCWMQLADFREVGNYLKMKYKHSKKLEMDKRPVRAGNSADNRGAIAHTFRSIARTELVHLEDSPNYCLKNRSLGVQGTDGRECLKGDRNTSQWDRKSCRRLCSECGLRVVERRTEVVSSCNCKFHWCCTVKCEKCTQVVTKYYCTRKEGGRKKHQHNKTKRRQSGRRH